The window GGCTACATGGTGACAATCAGCTAGTCTATCAAAGCGCTTTGGCCGGGGGCAATAATCAAGACTTGTTGCCAATTCCAGAAGTTAACACCTTGGTTATTCCCAAGATAGGAGTTAATGGTGAAGTTTATGAGGGTGCCGATGCCAGTACTTTGGAGCTTGGTATTTGGCGTAGACCAAATACTTCTACTCCAGACCAGGGTAGCAATACAGTGATAGTTGCTCACCGGTTTATGTATACCAGTGGTCCGAAGACCTTCTATCACCTGGACAAAATTGAGGATGGAGATAAGATTCAGGTTTATTGGCAGGGCCAGGAATATATTTATCAAGTTTACGAAACTGAGGTTGTTCCTCCGACTGCAGTTGAGGTAGAGGATCCAACCAATGATCCGATCTTGACTCTCTATACTTGCACGCCACTCTGGACAGCCAAAGATCGTCTTGTAGTTCGGGCAAAATTGATCTATGGTCCAGATAGTCAAGGTGTTCAGGAGACTAATTCAGTAGGAGATCAAGGATTATGAGAAGAGAGGCCACTAGGACATTATTGCTAATCTTGTTGCTGGGGATTACGATTGGGGTAATCATCTTGATGCAGAAAGGCTATGATGCAAACTTTACCAATACCTTCAACTAGGAGATCATCTGATGAGTCGCGCTGTTGAGCAGGTCAAAGAAAGAATTGACCTAGTCGAATATATCTCACGTTATCTAAGTCTTAAGCGTTCGGGTACTAACTACAAAGGTCTTTCACCTTTCAATCAAGAAAAAACTCCGAGCTTTGTAGTTACTCCAGATAAAGGTATCTGGTATGATTTTTCGGCTGGTTTTGGGGGTGATATTTTTGATTTTGTAATGAAGCTTGAGGGGATGGATTTCTATCAAGCCTTGAAGTATTTGGCAGATTTGACAGGAGTGGAGCTAGAGCCTAGACCAGAGGACAAAAAGAATCAGGTTGATAAGAGGTTGCTCTACCAGCTTAATGATTTAGCAAAGAATTTCTATCAACATCGTTTGCTCAAGAGCCCAGAAGCTTTGGAATATCTTAAGGGACGGGGTTTTAAGCGACAGGCAATAATTGATTTTGGGATTGGTTACGCTCCGGCAAGCGGTCAAGAGCTATATACTTTTTTGATCAACAAGGGTTATCAGGAACATAACCTTGTTCTAGCAGGATTAGTTGGTAGGGGTCAGAGGGGAGCCTATGATTTTTTTCGAGATCGGATCACATTGCCGATTAATGATTTTCAGGGGCGTGTGATTGGCTTTTCTGCCCGTTTATTGAAGCCCAAAGAGGGTGTTGGTAAATATATCAATACTGCCAATAGTCCTATCTATCAAAAATCTGAAGCTGTTTATGGAATTACCCAAGCTAGAGAGAATATCAGGAGCAATGATCAGGTGATAGTTGTCGAGGGCAATCTAGATGTAATTAGTCTAAATCAAGCTGGAGTTAAGTACGTAGTGGCTGGATCTGGGACAGCAGTTGGCCGAGGTCAGATTAAAATCCTGGCTCGTTATAGCTCAAATATTACCCTGTGCTTTGATGGAGATCGAGCTGGTAGACAAGCAACAGACAAATTAATCAAGGCAATTTTTGATCTGGATCTCAATCTCAAGTTGATTTTTATGCCTGCTGGTCAGGATCCAGACTCTTTAATTACCGAGGGATTGGAAGCTTGGCAAAAAGTGGCAGACCAAGTAGTGAGTTTGAGTGATTACCTTTTGATTAACAAGGCAAAAGATTTTGATCTGACTAGGGTTAGATCAAGACTCGAGTATCTTAGGGAGATATTTAGTTTCCTAGTTTATAGCAAGAGTCAGGCTGAAATTGAAAGTTATATTGAAGCCCTAGCTAAACGAACTCGACTCCCTAGGGCAAGCATTAGACAAGACTTTAATCAGTATCGAGTAAGTAATAGGTCTACTGAGGCTAATTCATCTGGGTCGGTTGTAATACCAGAAATCCCAAAGACCAATGCACTTGAAGAGGATTTATTGGCATTTATTTTAGTTTATCCTGAAATTTATCAAGACTTTCGTTCACTTGATTACTCAAAATTGTTGATAGATCAGGATCGGTTTGAGCAAATTATTACTCAGGATTTGTCAAAGGCTGATAAAAGTGTTAATCTACTAGTATTGAAAGCGCAGGAGCGATTTGCTAACCTGCCTATGCAAGACGCATTTAGTCAATATCAAAGTATAGTAGCAAAACTCAGAGATCAATGGTATGATTGGGAGTTAGCTGAAATAAGAAGCCAGCTAAATCAAGCTGAACTTGGGGGAGATCAGCCTACTAGTAGAAATTTGATTGAAAATTATCAAAAATTGTTAAAGGAGAGAAATGAGCGAAGAAAATCTAGAGCTTGACCAGATTGTTGATGCCTTGGTCAAGATCTATAAAAAAAATGGAACAGTTAATTACCAAGATATTATTAAGGTAGTACCTAATGTTGAAGATGATATTGAACTAATAGATCAGATCTATGCTAACTTACTTGAAAAAGGCATTGAGGTACGAGGTAAAAGTGAGGATGAGCAAGCAGCTGATTTTGGTGATGATAATGTTCGGGCAGGTGGTTATCTAACCGAAGAAGATTTTAGAGATATTTCTGATGATTCTATCAGGATGTATCTTAGGGAAATTGGTAAGATCCCATTAATTGATTCGGATAAAGAGGTCGAATTGGCTAAGCGGATCGAAGATGGGGATAGTCGTGCTAAATCTGAGCTGGCCGAAGCAAATATGCGACTTGTTGTCAGTATTGCCAAACGTTATGTCGGTAGAGGCCTAGATTTATTAGATTTGATTCAAGAAGGTAATATTGGGCTACTCAGGGCTGTTGAAAAGTTTGATCACACTAGGGGTTTTAAGTTTTCTACTTACGCTACATGGTGGATTCGTCAAGCGATTACTAGAGCTATTGCCGATCAGGCTAGAACCATTAGAATTCCAGTTCATATGGTAGAGACTATCAATAAGCTAGTTAGAACCCAGAGAAGAATGACCCAAGAACTAGGTCGTGAACCTACCAATAAGGAGCTTGGTAGAGCAATGGATATGGATCCGAAGAAAGTCGCTCATATCTTCAAGATTGCTCAAGAGACTGCATCGCTGGACTCAACAATTGGGGATGATAAGGATTCGACACTTGGAGACTTTATCGAAGATGGTGATACTCTCAAGCCAGAGGAAGCTACTTCTGCCCAGCTTCTTAAGGAACAGCTACATAGTGCTCTTGAGAAAGTGGTATCAGATCGAGAAAGGTTGATATTGAGAATGAGATTTGGTCTCGAAGATGGTAGAAGTCATACCCTGGAGGAGGTGGGCAAGTATTTTGGTGTGACCAGGGAGAGGATTCGCCAGATAGAAGCCAAGGCGCTTGCTCGATTGCGTAACAATCGAGACACTAGTAGGCTTAAAGAGCATCTCTAAAAATATCATAGAGTGGATTGAAGGATAGATCATCTATCTTGCCTGAGGTTATGATATTTATTTCGTAATAAAAGGGTGACACCGTACAAACTAGGCCATTTATTATATAGTTAAGATATCAATCCAAAACTTATCCCTAAAAAAGCCTAAGGTGTCTCCGGTATTGCGGGTATTGCGTACAGAAACAAAAAACCACTCCCCCCGTGATGAGAGAAGTGGTTCTAGAGAGGCAGTTGTGGTGGGTCTGGCTGGGATTGAACCAGCGACCAATCGGTTATGAGCCGACTGCTCTAACCACTGAGCTACAGACCCGTAAACCCTATTTTAGCCTAAAGTCAATTTTTTGCCAATTAAAAAGCCTCCCAGTAGGAGGCTTTTTCGCTAGATTGAATAATCTAGGCTTTTTTGAGGATCAAAAGACCAGTCTTTTGATTTTCAATCACTTGATAGCCTGCAGGTACTGCATCGATAGCACCCTCTTTGGCTTCCTTGGCAAAGAAGTAGATAGTTTGTTGTCTACCACCCTTGAGGGTTACTTCTCTACGATGAAGGTAGTAAGTTTGACCCTTTGAGTTAGTTTGTGAATAAGCCATATATTCCTCCTTGTTATTAATTGGCTATTACAGAGTGAACACTTCTGTATATGACTAGCATAGGTATCCATCAGGTTATTGTCAAGTAAATTTTGCTGATATACTTGTCAATTCGCTTAATGTTCGCTATAATTAGTCTGTATTATCCAATTAAGTATCAAATATGGAGGGAACAATGAAAGTAGCACTAACCAAAAAACAGCGTAAAGTCTTGGATTTTATCAATAAGTTTATCGAGAAAAATGGCTACTCACCATCTTTCCGTGAGATAGGCAGAGGCCTGAAGCTTAGCTCTGTAGCTACGGTTGCTCAACATATCAGAGCACTCGAAAAGAAGGGGATGATCAGCAAAGACAACAATGCAGCTAGGTCAATATTGCCAGTCGAGGATGATCAATTATTGGAGAGTGGAATCTTTTTGCCTATCATGGGGAGCATTGCTGCTGGTACACCGATAGCTGCTGTGGCTGATGGGAGCGAGACACTCGAAGTACCATCATTTATGATTAGTGGCAATAATAATTATGTTCTGAGGGTCAAGGGTCAGAGTATGATTGAAGATGGGATATTTGACGGAGACTATGTGGTGATCAAGGAGAATCAAGCTCCTAGAGATGGTGAAGTAGTAGTGGCCCTGATTGATGGTGGGGAAGTCACCCTCAAGAGGATTTACCATGAGACCAATAGGATTAGGCTTCAACCAGCCAATAGTAGCATGGAGCCAATCTATGTTGACAAGAAGACTAGCCTAGATATCCAGGGCGTAGTAGTAGGTGTGATTCGAAAGTATTAGAATAGTTTTTGGAGTGTAGATTCTGTATGACAAAAATAAATACACCATTGTGATTTCTAGATTCCTAGGCTTTATTTTCAGTAGAATATCGGAAAAAACTGATAATGACAGGAACATAAAGGGCGGTATTATCAAGAATGGACTAATAGGAAAATGTAGCTACCAGTCATCTTCAGGGCAGAGATTGGGAGACTATTTAGTCTTAACATATTTGGCTAGAGCGTGTTATAATACCCCTGATGAAACTTAAGAGGTTTGGTAAGCTGCTAATGAGGAGTGGATTGATCTCGCTATTGCTTTTGATGCTTATCAACCTAGCTCTACCCTTGGTAGGTAATCCTAATCAGTATGCTAATAAGATCAATCAATTCTCTAAGCTTGTTCAGCCATTAGTACCAACTAGCTATGCAATTTGTGTGGTAGATGGTGAGACTGGAGATCAGGATAGTGTAGATGCATGCGATGATGCTGGTGGTGAGTGGGTAGATAGCCTGGATGATCAAGCGCAAAGCGAGATCGATACTTGTTATGCAGGAGGCTTTAGTCTGGGCTGGATTATGTGCCCAATCATTGAAGGGTTTACCGGTGTGCTTAATTTTGTAGAGACTCAAGTAGTTGATTCACTAGAGAATGATCCAAAAGGTATTGAGGGACTTCAAAATTCTTGGATAATCTTTCGTGATATTTCAGCTGGAGGAATGGTTTTGGTCATAGTCTTTATGATCTTGAGTAGTGTCTTGAAGCCAGCTGGGGATGCTGGGAAATCTTACAACCTTAAGCGAACAGTACCTAGACTATTTATTGCTTTTATCGGCATATACTTGTCCTTTATGATATCAAGCTTGATACTAGACATTGGCAATATTATGGGTGAAATTATCAAGACAGTGATGAAGGAGCTTCCAGGCTTTGATGGTGGTGAAGTTAGACTGCTTGATTACAGTGGGGCAGGTACGGGATTACTCAGGTCGGCTATCGATGCAGTAGTCCTTGGGTTTGGTGTTTATTTTTTAGTTACAGGCATGCTTGGTGCAGCAGCGATCGGAGTGTTGTTTTTATTTTTCACGGTTGCAATCAGGAAAATATTAGTAGTATTATTGGTGCTATTTTCTCCTATTGCATTTTTGTTATTTGTATTACCTCAAACAAATGGGATATACAAGAAATGGTTTGAAAACCTTTGGCGCTTGAGCTTGATGTATCCAATGGTGATAGCGATTATTTATGGTTCAGAGTACGTGTCTTTTATTATTGCACAGCAGAATGATAATAAGGGAGCAGTAACTGACTTATCTGCTTATATCGGGTTTATTGTCAAGATAGCCCCACTTTTTATAATTCCAGCAACATTTAAGATGGCAGGGTCATTGCTCAGTTTTGCTGGGGGTAAGTTGAATAATTTACAAAATAAAGGCACAGGGGTGGTTAATAAGGCTATTAAGGATACAGTTTCTCAGCCTACAAAAGAATTAATTCAAAGGAAAGCTGTAGGCATCGTAGATAATCGCGAAGAAGGCAATAGTCGTCGGTTAAGATTTAAGAGAAAGGCTGCACGTTTAGCTTTTGGCCCGGGTGCTGTGTTTAGAGAAGGTGGTAATCTTAATTATTCCAAGCAGAGACAGGCTGTGCTAGCCAAGAATGAAGAACTAGAAAAAGCTGATCAGGATCTGTTTGCCGATCAGTGGAATTTGGGCAAGGAAGAAAGGGATGCATTAAAAAACGCCTTAGCCAATGGAAGGTCTTATAATGTTGAGAGGGATGGCAAGATTGTAGATACCAAAGAACCAGCTTCATCGAAATCCCGTATTTACTTCAATCAAAGGAAGAATTCTACCATCCATGGCGTGAAAAATAGTGACCTCAGGGCTGTCGAGGAACTTCATATCAAGAAAACAATATTTGGAGATTCTGGAGACCATAAAGAAGAAAGATTTAGAGCTGCGATGGAAGTCTTGTATAAAGATAACCCACGTTTGGTGCAGAGTGAGATCGATAAATACTTCAGCGAAGGAACCTTGAATGCAGCTGGTATAGAGGAGGCGCGTACTTCTGCTGTATTATTAAACTATGTTATAGCAAACGAAGGAAAGTCAATCAAGGATAAGGCAGCCTTCATTGTGAAGCCACCTAGCTCACTGAAGCCTGAAGAGATCGCTACACAACAGGCGGCATCAATTGAATTGATGACACGGGGTCATATACTTGATGAAAGTGGTAGAAAGATCATGCCCAATTCTAATGACGTCAGGGCTGCCTTAGATGATCCGCAATTAGCACAATTCTTTACGGCAAAAACAAGAGCCATGTGGGAAGATTTCCTGGCTACTAACCCTCCTACCAATACACGTCCTAGTGCATCAACATCGAATTCGGGAGCAAAACCAACTCCTGGCTCTAGCGCACCAGGCTCTGCCACCAGATCAGGTACTACGAATGCTGCTGCCAACAGATCAGGTACCCAGGGCACTACCGCGTCTCCTGTTAATATTCCAGTACCACCATCTGTTTATGCTAGCCTAGATGTTAACCAAAAGATTTTGCAGGGTGATAGTGGATTATCTGATGCTGTTAGGCAGATCCCAAGTATGCCCCAGCGAGTCAGTACTGTTATAGGCACTGCCCAGTCTATTAATAACGATACTTTGAGGAGGAACGCTAATGGCTCAAATCTGAGTAGAGAAATTGCCAGACAGGCAGACGCTGCTATGAGTAGTAGGAATATTTCAGGGATTAGTCAGATGAATGAGCAGCAATTTGTTGCTCAACATGGGGCTGATTTTGATACTCCAGCTGAGGCACAGACTGCCTACCGACAATTAGATGCCATAATAAAAACTATGGACATAAGTCGAGATCAGACTACTGGCGAGATTATTAGTGCTGAGTTTAGGGTACCATAGCATTTGATTGATAATTGATTTTGTGTTGATAAATCAGTTTGTTTTATAATACGTAATATCAATTTTTAGACCCTGGCATTAAAAGATTATTTGTAATTAGCTAGTCTTTTGCTACAATATAAGCATAAAGGGTATAACCTATCAAAATAAAGCAACCCAATAATTCAATAGGAGGATTAATGACTACAGACAAGAAGCCCAGCATTAGCAAAGCCGTCAAGACCCGTACGGTCGCAAGTGCTTCAAGAAAACCGACAAGTACTCCCAGCACACCAGTTCGAATTGTCAGTCAGACAAAAGCAGATCAGGCAGTAAATGCTCAATTGGGTTCGAATAATTCACCCCAAAAATCAAACAATAAAAAAGTACTGTGGATAGTATCAGTTATTGTTGCACTGCTAATTGTGATTTTAGGGTATTTTCTAGTTAGGAATTTTAGGACTCAAAGGTTTATTGAAAAATCTTGGCATCAGGTTGTTCTTGGCGCAGATAAGTTATCCAATGAGGTAACGATAGATATTAGAGATGATCAGATAGAAGAGAGTATTATGCTCGCTAATGATCTGAAATTGACTATCAAGGATCAAAGTTTTGCTAGTGGTAATAAGACAGCAATTTTTAATAATTCCACAGAATTAAAGCGTTATCAGGAATTACTTGGTCAGGTTGACCAATATAACAATCAGATTATCGAGAATATCGAAGCTGATAGCCTTGATCGAAACAAACTAGAAGCTCTGGCTAATGCTGGAGAAAATCTCAAGAATTATTTGGATTCCAAGCTTTCGGAATTCAAGTTTATTAGCGAAAAGATCAGTGACGATTACTATATGGTCGACCAGGATTTGATTGATAAGCTAGAACAAGAAGAGATAGAGGCAGGAGAGCAGCAGGCTAGTCAAGAAGCTGAAGCTCAAGCAGAGGCTCAGAGTCAAGCTGATCAGGATCAGGCTCAATCTAATGTCTTGTCCTTTGTTGAGGCAATGAAAAATCGTAATACTTCTGATACTCCAGCTGGCATGAAGTACTATATGACCAATGCCTATATCCAGGAGTTCGGTCAGCCCGAGTTTGATCGGATTACCAATCCAGATGATAGTTATTCGGTCAATGATATCAGTAGTTACCGGATAGTTGGCACAGAAGCCTTGGATAATTCAGCTGGCTATCGAGTATCTGTCAGTGTTGGGTATCATGTCGAGTATACCGATAGTGATTCGGTATATGATTACACCAGTACGATTGTCTACCGTGTAATCAAAAGCGAATATAATAATCGCTGGGAAGTAGATGGCATCATTCCAGGTAACTAATAGAATCTTACTCCTACAAATAAGTATAATTAGACTTCGAGGATGCTAAGAAAGGTCATAGCCATTCAGGGTTTGGCTGAGACCAGCCAATGTATTGGCCAAGTCCAGGCATCTTAATATCAACGACCATCACTGCTGGTCCTGTGCTGACAAACTGACCATTGCCGATTGAAATCATCACATGACCAGCTGGTATGTTGCTAGTAGGCCCGAAGAAGGCAAAGGCGCCGGGTGGGACATCTTGATTTTGATGGATCATCCCCCTTCTATTCATTTCGAGAAAATGATCGTAGGCAGTATGATAACCACTAAAAGTCCTGCCATAAGCAAGAGCAACAAACCGATCACACCAGCCGTTCCAAGGACGACCATTGTCCGGTTGATAGGCTTTGCCAACTTGAGCTTTCGCCCAATCTACTGCCATTCGAATTTTTGGGTGGATATCTGTAAGATTTGGATCATTGTTAGGGGTAGAAGAGTTTGAGCTAGTCTTGTCGGTAGTAGCTTGCTTGTCTCTTGGGTCAATTCCAGTATAAACACCACTGGCTATTGCTTCATCGATTTTTGCCTGAGTAATCTGATCATTAATCTTGTCATATTTTGCTCTAGTTTCCTCGCTAGTTTGTTTGCTGGTTGATTTAGTGGGAGATTGAGAATCTTGACCCGGGGTTGAACCTTTAGATAGTTGATCTTGAGTTTTTTCGCTTTTCGGACATGATACTTTGCCAGTAATCTGGTATTTGGCTAGCTGATGATAGTCATTAGATTTTGGGTTGGATTTCTTGAGCTTATTAGTGCAGGTTAGGCCCGATTTATCGATCAGTAGAAGTTGCTCCTGGTAAATGAGATAATCCTGATCGTCTATAGTAATTACCTGTAATTCTTCAACTTTTTTGTCTCTTTCACCTTTTTCACGATTGACTCTAGCTAGTCGAAAATCACCATCTTCTTCTGTTAATTGATGTGGGTCGAGTCGATCTTGGCAATCAGGAAGTTGTTGAGTATTCTGACTTGGTTCAATCAGACCTCCATCGTCAAGTAATATCCAACCCTCACTATTAAGCTTGCAACTAGCGATGATACTAAGGTTTGCAGGGATGGTGTAGCTAACTGCGAGTTTAGTATCGGGACCACGAAAGACTAATTGATCCGTCTGGGGACTAATTTCAATTAGTTGATTTGTTGGGACATTGTCTTGATTGGCAATTGCAATACTTGTGCCAAATACTAGACTTATCACTACTAATAATAGCTTTTTGGGCATCATTACACCTCCGTGACAATCTAATCCAATTGTCTAGTTAATAATATATAAAAAATAAATTACTTCTATAGTAGAGGTTATTTTTATGACTTGCAAGCATAAGTAGGATGATTTTAGGTCAATATTAAGTTAAAATAAGACTATGAAGATACTGATTGATGGGCGGATGATCAAGGGAACTGGAATAGGACGATATATTGATCAATTAGTTAGGGAATTGGTTGATCAGGATAAGAACAATAAGTATCTTTTACTAGTGCTAGAGAAAGATAAGGACTCGATTGATATTGAAGCAGACAATCTTGAGCTAGTGGTTTGTGATATTAGTTGGTATAGCTTAGGTGAGCAAAGCGAATTATTAAGAGTTATCACTACCTTTAGGCCTGATTTGGTACATTTTGCAAACTTTAATTTTCCAGTCAGATATAAGGGTAGATTTGTGATGACTATCCATGATTTGACACTTTGGCGTTATCGCAATACCAAATCTGGTCTCAAGCGCTTCATTGATCCCTTGAGATCACAGGTAATGCGTTGGATGGTTAAGCGTGGTGCGAAGAGGGCTGAAAAAATATTTTGTCCAAGTGAGTTTGTTAAATCAGATCTAGTAGAGACACTTGGTATTGATCCGGATAAGATAGTAGTGACCAAGCTGGCTGGCTTTGGCAAAAAAGTTGCAAAAACAGATATCAGAGTGGATCTAAGGCAGTATGGGATCAATCGTCCATATTTATTGTATGTTGGAAATCTATACCTTAATAAGAATATTGAAAGACTAATAGTAGTCTTGGCCCGTCTTGTGATTGAAGCCAAGCTAGATATTCAATTGGTCTTGGTTGGCAAAAAGACAATCTATCATCAAAGGTTGGAGCAGATTGTCTTGGAGGCTGAGCTACATGAGAGAGTGATTTTTACAGATTACTTAGATGATCAAACTCTCTTGGGGGTCTATAAACAGGCCCTATGCTACACCTTTCCATCTTTGTCGGAAGGTTTTGGCTTGCCAATTTTGGAGGCTATGAATCAGGATTTGCCAGTTGTCTGTTCGTCGACGACTTCGGTCGGAGAAATAGGAGGCTATGCTGTAGAAAGTTTTAACCCAACAGATATTGATGATATGTATCAAAAGATTCTATCGGTATTAGAGTCTCCAGATCGTCGAGAGGAGTTAATTTTGCTTGGACGCAAACGTGTCAAACAGTTCTCTTGGCAAGATACTGCAAGTAAGACCCTGGAGGTTTATAGGCAAGTCTTAGAAGTTGCCAGTAGTGATTAAATATAAATACTGATCTTTTGATAGATTCCGCTGGCGCCATGGGGGATATTGTTAACTTTATTTTTTAGGCCTATTTTTGACAGAGTTGCAAAAGAGTGAGATTATAATCTATGACAATATTTAACTAGGAGGGTCTGGTGGATGTAGAGATCAATTATTTAGCAGTTTTGCTAGCCAGTATAGTTCAGTTTGTGATTGGAGCTATCTGGTATATGCCGATTTTTGGTAATTTGTGGGGTAAGATTCACGGATTTGAAAAATTAGAAAAGACAGTTCAGAAGGAAATGCAAAATAATATGATGCCAATGTTGGTTGTCCAATTTGTTTTAAATTTTATCCTGGCTACCGTTTTAGCACACTTCATTGACCAGGTTGATCAGAGCTGGTACAAGATTGCAATCTGGGTTTGGTCTGGGTTTGTAGTTACCACTCAAGCCTCCTCAGTAATTTTTGGGGCAACTCCAAAAAAGTGGCAACTCAAGAAAGTACTAGTGATGGCCGGTGCTTCACTAGTTGAGATCTTGGCTGCTGCTTGGATTATTAGTCTGTTCTTAGGGTAGATTGGAATATGTTCAATGAGGTCAAAGTCAGACTGACCTGGCTTATAATCGGCCTAATTGCTAGTCTGTTAACGGCGGGACTGATTAATAATTTTGATCAGGTACTGGATCGTAATCTGGTATTGGCATCT of the Candidatus Saccharibacteria bacterium genome contains:
- a CDS encoding class E sortase, translated to MARLRKQITRVDKTPKSSLSKRYKTLRLFNDLISVVIFCLAIYIIVTPFLPEIRLKLDQWLHGDNQLVYQSALAGGNNQDLLPIPEVNTLVIPKIGVNGEVYEGADASTLELGIWRRPNTSTPDQGSNTVIVAHRFMYTSGPKTFYHLDKIEDGDKIQVYWQGQEYIYQVYETEVVPPTAVEVEDPTNDPILTLYTCTPLWTAKDRLVVRAKLIYGPDSQGVQETNSVGDQGL
- a CDS encoding DNA primase — its product is MSRAVEQVKERIDLVEYISRYLSLKRSGTNYKGLSPFNQEKTPSFVVTPDKGIWYDFSAGFGGDIFDFVMKLEGMDFYQALKYLADLTGVELEPRPEDKKNQVDKRLLYQLNDLAKNFYQHRLLKSPEALEYLKGRGFKRQAIIDFGIGYAPASGQELYTFLINKGYQEHNLVLAGLVGRGQRGAYDFFRDRITLPINDFQGRVIGFSARLLKPKEGVGKYINTANSPIYQKSEAVYGITQARENIRSNDQVIVVEGNLDVISLNQAGVKYVVAGSGTAVGRGQIKILARYSSNITLCFDGDRAGRQATDKLIKAIFDLDLNLKLIFMPAGQDPDSLITEGLEAWQKVADQVVSLSDYLLINKAKDFDLTRVRSRLEYLREIFSFLVYSKSQAEIESYIEALAKRTRLPRASIRQDFNQYRVSNRSTEANSSGSVVIPEIPKTNALEEDLLAFILVYPEIYQDFRSLDYSKLLIDQDRFEQIITQDLSKADKSVNLLVLKAQERFANLPMQDAFSQYQSIVAKLRDQWYDWELAEIRSQLNQAELGGDQPTSRNLIENYQKLLKERNERRKSRA
- the rpoD gene encoding RNA polymerase sigma factor RpoD, translated to MSEENLELDQIVDALVKIYKKNGTVNYQDIIKVVPNVEDDIELIDQIYANLLEKGIEVRGKSEDEQAADFGDDNVRAGGYLTEEDFRDISDDSIRMYLREIGKIPLIDSDKEVELAKRIEDGDSRAKSELAEANMRLVVSIAKRYVGRGLDLLDLIQEGNIGLLRAVEKFDHTRGFKFSTYATWWIRQAITRAIADQARTIRIPVHMVETINKLVRTQRRMTQELGREPTNKELGRAMDMDPKKVAHIFKIAQETASLDSTIGDDKDSTLGDFIEDGDTLKPEEATSAQLLKEQLHSALEKVVSDRERLILRMRFGLEDGRSHTLEEVGKYFGVTRERIRQIEAKALARLRNNRDTSRLKEHL
- the lexA gene encoding transcriptional repressor LexA → MKVALTKKQRKVLDFINKFIEKNGYSPSFREIGRGLKLSSVATVAQHIRALEKKGMISKDNNAARSILPVEDDQLLESGIFLPIMGSIAAGTPIAAVADGSETLEVPSFMISGNNNYVLRVKGQSMIEDGIFDGDYVVIKENQAPRDGEVVVALIDGGEVTLKRIYHETNRIRLQPANSSMEPIYVDKKTSLDIQGVVVGVIRKY
- a CDS encoding glycosyltransferase family 4 protein: MKILIDGRMIKGTGIGRYIDQLVRELVDQDKNNKYLLLVLEKDKDSIDIEADNLELVVCDISWYSLGEQSELLRVITTFRPDLVHFANFNFPVRYKGRFVMTIHDLTLWRYRNTKSGLKRFIDPLRSQVMRWMVKRGAKRAEKIFCPSEFVKSDLVETLGIDPDKIVVTKLAGFGKKVAKTDIRVDLRQYGINRPYLLYVGNLYLNKNIERLIVVLARLVIEAKLDIQLVLVGKKTIYHQRLEQIVLEAELHERVIFTDYLDDQTLLGVYKQALCYTFPSLSEGFGLPILEAMNQDLPVVCSSTTSVGEIGGYAVESFNPTDIDDMYQKILSVLESPDRREELILLGRKRVKQFSWQDTASKTLEVYRQVLEVASSD
- a CDS encoding DUF1761 domain-containing protein produces the protein MDVEINYLAVLLASIVQFVIGAIWYMPIFGNLWGKIHGFEKLEKTVQKEMQNNMMPMLVVQFVLNFILATVLAHFIDQVDQSWYKIAIWVWSGFVVTTQASSVIFGATPKKWQLKKVLVMAGASLVEILAAAWIISLFLG